Proteins encoded together in one Thamnophis elegans isolate rThaEle1 chromosome 10, rThaEle1.pri, whole genome shotgun sequence window:
- the MTERF4 gene encoding transcription termination factor 4, mitochondrial, with product MPNMKSAVRYWRIFEKCRFPPLAYDSIHLPSLSALLPVAFWWSHRFLDCRLITTRSFVQSKKGFPSYGSNYESSPKPEESLTNAPIEEVNATDVDHLKLEEDTSAYVNLGFSPAQMTQLFNLQLDAPFQSKLTAISELLLLGLSITTILKVLEKKPELLRMPPKHLKERADLLRRLGLDAENLTQVALHFPSIFTVPHKRIKSLEKLLKEKCLFTMAQISKILQTSPQLLLEELNDVEYKFQFAYFRMGLKHGQIVQSGFFQASMAEINKRINFLERLGRYQTPDKKGQTQIMNPKLKSIIKTSEQDFVTKVACSSIEEYEVFKKLLADEEEQRRQQEEAMEEFSDSENDDGTGSE from the exons ATGCCGAATATGAAATCAGCAGTCCGCTATTGGCGC ATTTTTGAGAAATGCAGGTTCCCGCCTCTTGCCTATGACTCTATCCATTTACCTTCTCTCAGTGCATTATTACCAGTTGCCTTTTGGTGGTCTCATCGATTCCTGGACTGCAGATTGATTACTACCAGGTCTTTTGTACAAAGCAAAAAAGGCTTTCCCTCTTACGGGTCAAACTATGAATCCTCTCCAAAGCCTGAAGAATCTTTAACTAATGCACCAATAGAAGAAGTAAATGCAACAGATGTGGACCATTTGAAGCTAGAAGAGGACACAAGTGCTTATGTTAACCTGGGATTCAGTCCTGCTCAGATGACACAGCTATTTAACTTGCAGTTGGATGCACCATTTCAGTCAAAACTGACTGCAATTTCAGAATTACTCCTATTGGGTTTAAGCATTACCACAATACTGAAGGTCCTAGAAAAGAAGCCTGAACTACTGAGAATGCCACCAAAACATTTGAAGGAACGTGCAGATCTTCTGAGGAGACTTGGCTTAGATGCAG AAAACCTTACCCAGGTGGCACTACATTTTCCAAGTATCTTTACAGTGCCACACAAAAGAATCAAATCCCTAGAGAAGCTTCTTAAAGAAAAATGTCTCTTCACAATGGCACAAATATCAAAAATTCTACAAACAAGTCCACAGCTCCTTTTAGAAGAGTTAAATGATGTAGAATACAAATTCCAG TTTGCGTATTTCAGGATGGGACTTAAACATGGACAGATAGTGCAGTCTGGTTTCTTCCAAGCATCGATGGCTGAAATAAACAAACGAATAAATTTTTTGGAGCGCTTGGGACGCTATCAAACTCCTGATAAGAAAGGACAGACCCAAATTATGAATCCCAAACTGAAAAGTATTATCAAAACTTCTGAACAGGATTTTGTGACTAAAGTAGCCTGCTCCTCAATTGAAGAATATGAGGTCTTTAAGAAGTTGCTGGCCGATGAAGAAGAACAGAGGAGGCAACAGGAGGAAGCAATGGAAGAATTCTCAGATTCAGAGAATGATGATGGAACTGGTTCTGAATAA